One region of Silene latifolia isolate original U9 population unplaced genomic scaffold, ASM4854445v1 scaffold_57, whole genome shotgun sequence genomic DNA includes:
- the LOC141639778 gene encoding uncharacterized protein LOC141639778, which translates to MSIIVTKTARKAVLHIVIIAKRFSQTCFSQDLAQVNVEDAQGDGVDYNDNFVFDYTFNTFEEAIDHSNELVYGLGLGFHLVKYRYHMEKRPPYKIVACERSGPYKSHAKDPENPQRKSKTKRFEYPFAIRVINRSSSVWEVAPKCGFHNHKFGKFLEGHRRRAKLADETDRIY; encoded by the exons ATGAGTATTATAGTTACGAAAACGGCGAGGAAAGCGGTTTTGCATATAGTGATTATAGCAAAGCGATTTTCCCAGACGTGTTTTTCACAGGATTTAGCCCAG GTAAATGTTGAAGATGCTCAAGGAGATGGTGTTGATTATAATGATAATTTTGTATTTGATTATACGTTTAACACCTTTGAGGAAGCAATCGACCATAGTAATGAACTTGTTTacgggttagggttagggtttcatTTGGTAAAGTATAGGTATCACATGGAAAAGCGTCCTCCGTATAAAATCGTTGCATGTGAGCGTTCTGGACCTTACAAAAGTCATGCTAAAGATCCCGAGAACCcgcaaagaaagtcaaaaacaaagagatttgaatatccatttgcaatAAGGGTGATAAATAGAAGTTCTAGTGTGTGGGAAGTAGCTCCGAAGTGCGGGTTTCATAATCACAAGTTTGGAAAGTTTCTTGAAGGTCATAGGCGTAGAGCAAAGTTAGCTGATGAAACAGATAGAATTTATTAA